AGTACCATACCGCGCCGGTCCGGGCATTCGAAGGTTCAACTGCGCCACTTCGATCATGGAGAGTAACGCTCTCTTCAGTTGAGAAGAAGGTTTCGATATTGGTCGTACGCTGTTACCGTTGGGCCATGGCAGATACGCCTTTCGCGCCTGGCGTGTTCACCGACGGCTCCGACGGCCCCCGCCTCGTCGGTGGGCGATGCACGGACTGCGGTTCGGTCACATTCCCCGCTCCGCCATCCTGCGCCCGATGTGGTGCGGTCGCGGTCGAGCAGCATCCGCTCGCCCGGCGGGGCACGTTGTGGACGTTCACCACCCAGGGCTTCCTCCCCAAGGAGCCGTACGCCGGCGGCGAGACGCCGGAGACATTCCAGCCGTACGGGGTGGGGTTGGTCGAGCTCGGCGGGGAGGTGCGGGTCGAGGCCCGGCTGACCACCGCCGACATCGATCGGCTCGCCATCGGGATGGAGATGGAGCTCGTGCTCGTGCCGTTCGGCGGCGCACTTTCGTATGCGTTCGCGCCGGTGGAAGGGGCCTGACATGACCGAGGTGGCGATCGTCGGGGTCGGCCTGCACCCGTTCGGCCGGTTCGGCGCCAAGTCCGCGATCGACATGGGTGCCGAGGCGGCCCGGGCCGCCTTGGCCGACGCCGGTGCCGAATGGCGCGACGTGCAGTTCGGGTTCGGCGGCAGCTTCGAGGTGGACAACCCGGACGCGGTGACCGGTCGGCTGGGCCTGACCGGTATCCCGTTCATGGACGTCTACAACGGCTGCGCGACCGCGGCGACCTGCCTGCAACTCACGGCGGACGGCATCCGCTCCGGGCAGTACGACCTGGGCATCGCGGTCGGGATGGACAAGCACGGGCACGGCGCGTTCACCTCCGATCCGGTCGACTACGGCGCGCCGGCCTGGTACGGCGAGCAGGGCTTCTTCCTGACCACGAAGTTCTTCGCGATGAAGATCAACCGGTACATGTACGACCACGGGATCTCGCACGAGACCCTGGCGAAGGTGGCCGCGAAGAACTACCGCAACGGTTCGTTGAACCCGAACGCGCTGCGCCGCAAGGCAATTCCTGAGTCGGAGATCCTCGCCTCGCGAATGCTCAACTACCCGTTGACCCAGTACATGTTCTGCTCGCCGGACGAGGGTGCGGCAGCGGTGCTGATGTGCCGGGCCGACCAGGCGCACCGCTACACCTCGACCCCGATCTTTCTGCGGGCCACAGCGTTACGGACGCGGCGGTACGGTGCGTTCGAGGTGCACGCCTCCTGGGCGGCGGTCGAGCAGGACGCGGCGCCCACGGTGTACGCGTCCCGCGCGGCCTACGAGCAGGCCGGGATCGGACCGGAGGACGTGGACGTGATCCAGCTGCAGGACACCGACGCCGGTGCCGAGGTGATCCACATGGCGGAGAACGGGTTCTGCGCCGACGGCGAGCAGGAGAAGCTGGTCGCCGAGGGGGCCACCGAGATCGGCGGGCGACTGCCGACCAACACCGACGGTGGCCTGATCGCCAACGGCGAGCCGATCGGTGCGTCCGGGCTGCGGCAGGTGTACGAGCTGACCCAACAGCTGCGCGGCACCGCCGGCGACCGGCAGGTCCCGGGCAACCCGCGGGTGGGTTACGCCCAGCTCTACGGTGCGCCGGGGACGGCGGGGGTGTCGATCCTGTCCCGGTGATCGAGTTCGACGCGGGTGCCTTCCGGCATCGACGACTGCCGCCGTCCGGCAGACTCTCGGTCTGTGACCGTCATCCGTCAGTCGGCCGATTTCCGCAACATCTACCGGCACGGCTTCGCCCGGGTCGCGGCGTGCACCCTGCCGGTAGCCATCGCCGATCCGGCGACCAACGCGCAACGCATCGCCGAGCAGGTGCTGGTCTGCCACGACGACGGGGTCGCGGTCGCGTTGTTTCCGGAGCTGTCGGTGTCCGGGTACGCGATCGACGATCTGCTCCTGCAGGACGTGCTGCTGGACGCGGTGGACGCGGCGATCGCCACCCTGGCGCGAGCCACTGCCGGGCTGTTGCCCATGGTGGTCGTGGGTGCTCCGGTGCTGGTTGATGGTCGGCTCTACAACTGCGCGGTCGTACTGCACGACGGCGTGGTGCTCGGGGTGGTGCCCAAGTCGTTTCTGCCGAACTACCGGGAGTTCTACGAGAAGCGGCAGTTCGCCGCCGGCGATGAGCCGGCCCGGCCGGTGTTGGATCGGCCGCACTGGCCCGGCGCCGACCCGGCCGGGCAGGTCCCGTTCGGGTCGGATCTGCTGTTCGCGGCGACCGATCTGCCGGGCCTGATCCTGCACGTGGAGGTCTGTGAGGACATGTGGGTGCCGGTGCCGCCGAGCGCCCGGGCCGCGCTCGCCGGCGCCACGGTGCTGCTGAATCTGTCCGCGTCGCCGATCACCGTCGGGCGGGCGGCGGACCGGCAGCTGCTGGCCCGATCGGCGTCCGCGCGGTGCAACGCCGCCTACGTCTACGCATCGGCCAGCGCGGGGGAGAGCACCACCGACCTGTCCTGGGACGGGATGACCATGGTTTACGAGTGCGGTGAGCTGCTCGGTGAGAGCGAGCGCTTCCCGGCAGCGGCGGCCCGGACGGTGGTGGATGTCGATCTGGACCGGTTGCGGCAGGAACGGCTGCGGCAGGGCAGTTTCGACGACAATCGGCGTGCCGAGGGGGTGCTCGGCCGGGACGGGCAGTCGTTCCGCACGATCGGGTTCACGCTGCACCCGCCGGACGGTGACCTCGGGTTGCGCCGCCGGGTGGACCGGTTCCCGTTCGTTCCGGACGACCCCGCGCTGCTCGCACAGGATTGCTACGAGGCCTACAACATCCAGGTATCCGGCCTGGAACAGCGGTTGCGCGCGATCGGGTCGGCGAAGCTGGTGATCGGGGTCAGCGGCGGGCTGGACTCCACGCACGCGTTGATTGTCGCCGCCCAGGCGATGGACCGGCTGGGTCGGCCGCGCACCGATATTCTGGCGTTCACCCTGCCCGGGTTTGCCACCACCGAGCACACCCGGAGCAACGCGGCAGCGCTGGCGCGGGCGTTGGGGGTCACGTTCGAGACGATCGATATCCGCCCGTTGGCCGCCCAGATGCTGCGCGATCTCGGGCATCCGGCCGGCGACGGTGCGCAGGTGTACGACGTGACCTTCGAGAACGTCCAGGCGGGCCTGCGTACCGACCTGCTGTTCCGGGCGGCGAATCAGCGCGGCGGGATCGTGCTGGGCACCGGTGACCTGTCCGAGCTGGCGCTGGGCTGGTGTACCTACGGGGTAGGCGACCAGATGAGCCACTACGGGGTCAATGCCGGCATCCCGAAAACGCTGATCCAGCACCTGATCCGGTGGGTGATGAGCACCGATCAGTTCGATGGTGCGGTGAACACGACGCTGGTCTCGATCCTGGATACCGAGATCACCCCGGAGCTGATCCCGACCAAGCCGGGGGAGCGGCCGCAGGCCACCCAGGATTCGGTGGGGCCGTATCCGTTGCAGGACTTCACGCTGTACTACGTGCTGCGTCGCGGCTATCGGCCGGCGAAGATCGCCTTCCTGGCCGAGGCGGCGTGGCGGGACGCATCGGTGGGTGACTGGCCGGCGGGCTATCCGGTCGACGAGCGCGCCGCCTACGACCTGGCGACGATCCGCCATTGGCTGGAGGTGTTCATCCGGCGATTCTTCGGTAACCAGTTCAAGCGGTCCGCACTGCCGAACGGGCCGAAAGTGGTGGCCGGTGGGTCGTTGTCCCCACGCGGCGACTGGCGCATGCCGTCGGACGCGGTCGCCGCGGCGTGGTTGGCCGACCTGGCGAGCGTGCGACCGGACTGAACGCCACCGAATGCTCCGAACGGGCTCTGGTGGCGGCATCGCCCGAGAGCCGAACGCCACCAGAGCCCGCTCGGCGAGCGGGCTCAGGGTGACGTCGAGTATCGCGACCGGAACTCGCGCGGCCCGACTCCCTTCCACCGCCGGAAGGCCTGGGAGAAGCTGGTGACCTCTCGATACCCCAGCCGGTGGGCGATCTGTTCGACCGGCAGCCGGGCGGTGAGCAGCAACTCCTCGGCCAGGTGCTCGCGGACCTCGTCGAGCAGGAGCCGGTACGAGGTGCCCTCGTTCGTCAGGTGTTTGCGCAGCGTACGTCCGCTCAGGTGCAGTATCGCCGCGACGTCGTCGAGCGGAGGCGGATCGTCGATCCGTGCGACCAGCTCGTCGCGCACCCGCCCGGCGACCCCGGTCCGGGCCCGGCGGGAGTCGAGCAGCTGCCGACATTGCGCTACCGCGTGCGCGGACGTGTGCGGATTGGCGCCCGGTAGCGGCCGGTCGAGTTCGCTCGCGTCGACGACGAGGACGGTTTCGGCTGCGTCGAAGTCCGGCCGGACACCGAACACCTCGACGTAGCGGTCGAGGCTCTCCGGTGCGGGGAAGGCGAACTCGACGTGCCGGATCACCGAGCGGTCGGGCAGGAGCCCCCGCTGGATCGTCATGATCGACGCCGCGTCGCGTTCGACGTAGAAGCGGCGCAGGGTAGGCGGCACCTCCGGGGCATCGAGCACCAGGTGCTCGGTGCCGTCCGGTGCGGTGCGGGCCTGCACCGTGCCCATCGCGAAGGCCAGATCGAGGAACTGGATCCCGACCGTGATCGCGTCCCGCAAGGTCGGGCTGCTGAGCAGCGCGAAGCCGTAGATTCCCTGCTCGCTCAACCGGAACCGGCTGCCCGTCGCCAGCCCAGGGTGGCCGTTCGGGATCAGTGTCAGCAGGTTGCGTGCCACGGCGAGGTCGTGCCGCGGCGTCACCTCCACCCGCGGGTCGAGCAGCTGCTGCGGGGTGAGTCCGGTACCGGCCAGGCAGTCCCGCGGATCGGCGCCGGACAGGGTCGCGATCTGGGTCATGAGCAGCAGGCTCACCGGCGGCCGCGGCTGGTCCCAATCCACCGCTCCAGGCTAGCCACCTGCGACCGGCCAGTGACCGTGCTGCAGCGCTTGATCCCGAGCCTCGGGGTCGTGTAACAGCAACCGGCCGGCAGCCTCGTAGTCCCGGATATAGGCGTGCATGATCTCCCGGGTCTGCGGCGTCGCCAGCACCTGCAGGAACTCCGATCGTTCGGCCAGCAGACCCTCGGACAACGGCCGGGACGCGGCGAAATACACCGCCCGCTTGATCGCGCCGACCGCTGCGGCCGGCCGGGCGGCCAGTCGGCGGGCCCACCCGATCGCTTCCCCGACCAGGTCCGCCGGGTCGACCACCGCGTCGACGGCACCGATCTCGAGCGCTCGGGCAGCGTCGATCGGTGCGCCGTCCAGGATCATCCGCAGTGCCCGTTGCGGTCCGACCAGGTGGGTGAGCCGCTGCGTACCGCCGCCGCCCGGGTGGAAACCCATCAGCACCTCGGGTTGGCCGAGACAGGCGTCGGCGTGGTCGGCGATCAGCCGGATATCGCAGGCCCAGGCCAGCTCTGCGCCGCCGCCCAGCGCAGCGCCGTTGATCGCCGCCAGATAGATCACACTGCTGGAGTTCATCCGGACGAACGTGTCGTGGAAGCGGTCCAGCTCCAGCACGCCGGCGAGGACGGTGCGGCTCGCCGCCGCGCGGAACCGCACCGATCGCGCGGCGGCACCGACGAACCGCAGCGCGGCGACCGCGCCCCGGCGGCCGACGGGGGGACTGTTGTCCGACCCTTCGCGCATCCAGCGGACGTCGGCGTGGCCGGCGAACCGGTCGGGCCGCGCCCCGGTCAGGACGACCGCGCGGACCGCCGGGTCGCGGTCGGCGACATCGACCAGGCCCGCCAGGTCGGCGACCAACGGCCGGTCGAGCATGCCGAGTGGACCACCGTCCATCCGGACGACGGCAACCGTGCCGTCGATGGTCACCTCGAGCCGATCGAATCGGGTATCGGCCAACGCTGCCGAGTTCTTTCGCATGCGGGTTTCCTCCTTACTTCAGGCCGGACGCGGTGAGTGGGTGCCAGCCGTCGGCGGCCAGCACATCGGCCAGCTGCCGGCGGCGAACACCGATGTTGCCGCCCTCGAAGATCGGGTAGGCGAGCGCATCGAGCAGGTGATGCACGAGTGGGAAGTTCCGGTCGTACGCCGTGACGCCGACCACCCGGATCAGTTGGTTGATCACGTCGACCGCGGTCTCCGAGCCGAAGATCTTGGCGTGCAGAGCCAGTTCCAGAGCGCCGGGCTGTCCGCCGACGACGGCATCGAGCGCGCGCCAGGACAGCAGCCGGACGGCTTCGATCCGGCCCTTGGCGTCGCCGAGGATGTCGGACACCGGCCGGTGTCCGATGATCGGGACATCGCCACCGCGGGTCTGTTCCTTGGCGAAGCGGAACGCGATATCGAACGCGGCGCGCATCGAGCCGACGGCGAGCAGGCCGACCGCCGCGCCGCTCGCGGTGAACGCCGCGTAGGTCAGTTCGGCGCCCAGCCCCTCCGGGCCGATCAGGTTGTGCCGCGGCACGCGCACCTGCTCGAGCCGCACCCGCTGGGTGAGGTGCCCGCGCAGCCCGGGCATATCGAGTGTGTCCAGCACGACCAGGTTCTCCCGGGTGACGTGGGCGCGCTCGACGCCGATGAGCGACACCCCACCCGGCGTTCGGCACGCGACGACCATCAGATCCGGGCCGGCGCCGTCCCAGCCGCCGAGATTGGCCGACCACTGCTTCTCGCCGGTGATCACCCATTCGTCGCCGTCGAGGACGGCCGTCGTCTGCAGGCCCGCGGCCGGCGGCGACGCGGCGAAGTTGGCCGAACCGGCCGGCTCGCTGAGTGCCATGACCGCCTGCGGCGACCCGGTGCCGGCCAGGAACGGGGCCAGGAATCGCCGGGTCTGTTCCGGGTCGCCGCCCAGGTAGACCGGGGTGAGCGCGAGCATGACGCCGGCCATGGCGGCGACGAAGTCCGGCATCACCGCGGCGAGTTCTTCGGTGACGATCGCGGCGTCGACGCCGCTGTTCATCGTGCCGCCGAAGATTTCCGGGATCATGCCTTTCAACAGTCCGGCGCGGACGGCCGCCGCGTGCGCCGGTCGGGTCAGCAGCGCCGCCTGGTACGGGTCGGGGGTAGTACGCACCTGCTCGACGAGCGGAGCCAGGTGGGTCGCAGCGAATACGCGCGCGGTGTCGCGCAGTTCGGCTTGCGCTTCGGTGAGAGTGAATTCGATGGACATGGCGGTCTCCTAGGCGGCGAAGCCGCGGCGGGTCGGGAGCATCCCGGCGTTGCTCAGGTACTGCGGCAGGTTGCGCAACGGGTGCCGGTCGGGGTCGGGGTCCTTACCGCGGCCGAGCCGACGGATCTGCACGCCGTACCAGAGCAGCTCACCCATGCCTTCCAGATGCTTGATCCGGATCGGTTTGACCTCGATGCGGCGGGCGCCGGACGCGCCGGCCAGAATCCGGCGGGGCAGATCCGGTTCGATGATCAGCGGGCGGCCCAGGCCGACGAGGTCGACCGCGCCGTCGGCGATCGCCGCATCCATCACGGTCGCGGTGCGGAAGCCGCCGGTCACCATGAGCGGCAGATCGTGGCCGGCCCGGGTGACGGCGGCGCGAACCCGCTCGGCGTAGTCGAGGAAGTAGGCTTCGCGGGCCCGGGTCGAGGCCGCCACTCCGGCGGCGCCCATGAAAGCGGTCGACTCGTAGTTGCCGCCGGAGACCTCGAGCAGGTCGACGCCCGCTGCGACGAGCGCCAGAACGACCTCGATCGATTCGTCTTCGGTCATGCCGCCGCGTTGGAAGTCGGCCGAGTTCAGCTTGACCCCGATCGGCACGGCCGGGCCGAGTTCGGCGCGGACCGCGCGCACGATCTCCAGGAGAAAGCGGCGGCGGCGGTGCGGGCTACCGCCCCATTCGTCATCCCGGCGGTTGGTCAGCGGCGACAGAAACTGGCTGATCAGGTAGCCGTGCGCGGCATGGATCTGGACGCCGGTGAATCCCGCGGCCACCGCGACCCGGGCGGCGGTGGCAAATCGGCCGATGATCTCCTCGATTTCCGGCGTCGTCAGCGCTCGGGGTGTCCCGAACGCACCGGGTGCGCCGCTCACGGCGATCGCGGACGGTGCCACCGGAGCCGTCCGATTGAGTGCCCGCGGTGCCTGCCGGCCGGGGTGGTTGAGCTGCACCCAGGCCTGGGCGCCCGATGCGGTCGCGGCGGCGGCCCAGGCGCGCAGCAGCTCTTGGTGCCGGTCGTCCTCGATGGCGACGTTGCCGACCTCGCCGAGCGCGCGTCGGTCCACCATGATGTTGCCGGTGATCAGCAAGCCGGCGCCGGAATCGGCCCAGCGGCGGTAGAGCCGGATCAGACTCGGGGTCGGTGCCTGATCGCGGTCGCCCAGGCCTTCGCTGAGTGCCGATTTGGCGATGCGATTGGCGAGCGAGCTGCCCGACGGCAGCGGCAGCGGCCGTGCCAAGTGCTCCGGCCGGTGCGGTGATTGCGCCATTGTGTTCTCCAACTACGTTCCGCGACTTCGGATTCGACTCCCGGCGGGAGTGCCGGTGATGAGAACAACGGTAGGAATTTCGGGTCGGTGCCGACAGGTGCGTGACGGCATGAGAGTTACTCGATCAGGCACGCCGGTGACCGGCCGGCACACTTCGTCGGCCGCGCGGGCAGTCCCACCCGGCCTCGGTAGCCTGTAGCGCGATCGACGAAAACAGTCCGAGTGTGGTGAGGGAGTACGGGTGAGTCCGGAGCAACTGTTGGCGACCGAACCCGCGCCGTCCGACCTCGGTACGCCGGATCGGGTGGCCACCCTGCTGCAGCGGGTGATCCTGCCCCGGCCGGGTGAGCCGCTCGACGTGCGCACCCTCTACCTGGAGGAATCGCCGACCAACGCGCGGCGGGCGCACGCTCCTACCCGCACCGAACTGCAGCTCGGCGCGGAGTCCGAAACCTCGTTCTGCACGTATTTCAATGCGTTCCCGGCGAGCTACTGGCGACGCTGGAGCGTGCTCGGCGAGGTGCTGCTGCGGCTGACCCTCACCGGGCACGGCCGGGTGGACGTGTACCGGTCCAAGGCAGACGGCTCGCGGATCCATGTCCGGGGCGCCGAGTTCCGGGACGGGGAGCTCGAGTTCGAGGTGAGCCTGGCACCGTTCGAGGACGGTGGCTGGATCTGGTTCGACGTCACCACCGACACCGACGCGACGTTGGTGGAAGCGGGCTGGTACGCGAGCAGCGCGCCACCGGACGCGGGCACCATCGCGGTCGGCATGCCGACGTTCAACCGGCCGGCCGACCTGGTCACCACCCTGGCCGCGCTCGGCGCGGACCCGCTGGTCGCGGACAAGATCAGTGCGGTGATCATCGCCGACCAGGGCAGCCACAAAGTGGTGTACCAGCCGGGGTTCGCCGAGGCCGCCCGCGGCTTCGGCGATCGGCTCGCCGTGTACGACCAGCCGAACCTGGGCGGTTCCGGCGGCTACAGCCGGGTGATGTACGAAGCACTGAAAACCACCGACGCCGAATACCTCGTCTACATGGACGACGACATCGAGATCGAGCCGGACTCGATCCTGCGCGCGCTGGCGTTCGCCCGGTTCGCCCGTTCGCCGCTGCTGGTCGGCGGGCAGATGCTCAACCTGCAGGAACGTTCGCACCTGCACGTGATGGGCGAGGTGGTCGACCGCGGCATCTGGATGTGGAGCGCGCCGCCGAACGTCGAATACGACCACGACTTCGCCAAGTACCCGCTGCGCGATCGGGACAATTCCAAGCTCCTGCACCGGCGGATCGACGTCGACTTCAACGGCTGGTGGACCTGCGTGATCCCGCGCCGGGTCGCCGAGGAGATCGGCCAGCCGCTGCCGCTGTTCCTGAAGTGGGACGACGTCGAGTACGGCTTGCGCGCCCGGGAACACGGCTACCCGACGGTGACCCTGCCCGGTGCCGCCGTCTGGCACATGGCGTGGAGCGACAAGGACGACGCGATCGATTGGCAAGCCTACTTCCACCTGCGCAACCGGCTGGTGGTTGCCGCGCTGTACCAGCCGGGGGATGGGCAGGGACTGATCCGCAACAGCGTCAAGGCGACGCTCAAGCACCTGCTGTGCCTGGAGTACTCCACCGTCGCCATCCAGAACGAAGCGATCCGGGACTTCATGCGGGGGCCGGAGGCGCTGTTCGAGTTGCTGCCGACCGCGCTCGGTAAGGTCGCCGACCTGCGCCGGGAGTATCCGGACGCGGTGATCCTGCCGTCCTCCACCGAGCTGCCGTTGGCGTCCGGGGCGGGGGTCGGTGCGGTCGGTGACCCGGGCGGCACGCTCGCCAAGGTGCGCCGGCTGGGCAAGGGCATCGTGCACAACCTGCGCCGGCCGGCCGCGGCCCATCACGACCGGCCGCAGTTGAACGTGCCGACCCTGGACGCCCGCTGGTACCTGCTCTCCCAGGTGGACGGGGTCACCGTGACCACCGCGGACGGCCGCGGCGTGGTGTATCGGAAGCGAGACCCGCGAATAGCTCGCGAGTTGCTGACCGAGGCGTTGCGGCTGCGGCGGGAGTTGGCTCGGCGGTTTCCGGAGCTGAAGACCGAGT
Above is a genomic segment from Skermania piniformis containing:
- a CDS encoding Zn-ribbon domain-containing OB-fold protein, with the translated sequence MADTPFAPGVFTDGSDGPRLVGGRCTDCGSVTFPAPPSCARCGAVAVEQHPLARRGTLWTFTTQGFLPKEPYAGGETPETFQPYGVGLVELGGEVRVEARLTTADIDRLAIGMEMELVLVPFGGALSYAFAPVEGA
- a CDS encoding thiolase family protein; this translates as MTEVAIVGVGLHPFGRFGAKSAIDMGAEAARAALADAGAEWRDVQFGFGGSFEVDNPDAVTGRLGLTGIPFMDVYNGCATAATCLQLTADGIRSGQYDLGIAVGMDKHGHGAFTSDPVDYGAPAWYGEQGFFLTTKFFAMKINRYMYDHGISHETLAKVAAKNYRNGSLNPNALRRKAIPESEILASRMLNYPLTQYMFCSPDEGAAAVLMCRADQAHRYTSTPIFLRATALRTRRYGAFEVHASWAAVEQDAAPTVYASRAAYEQAGIGPEDVDVIQLQDTDAGAEVIHMAENGFCADGEQEKLVAEGATEIGGRLPTNTDGGLIANGEPIGASGLRQVYELTQQLRGTAGDRQVPGNPRVGYAQLYGAPGTAGVSILSR
- a CDS encoding NAD(+) synthase encodes the protein MTVIRQSADFRNIYRHGFARVAACTLPVAIADPATNAQRIAEQVLVCHDDGVAVALFPELSVSGYAIDDLLLQDVLLDAVDAAIATLARATAGLLPMVVVGAPVLVDGRLYNCAVVLHDGVVLGVVPKSFLPNYREFYEKRQFAAGDEPARPVLDRPHWPGADPAGQVPFGSDLLFAATDLPGLILHVEVCEDMWVPVPPSARAALAGATVLLNLSASPITVGRAADRQLLARSASARCNAAYVYASASAGESTTDLSWDGMTMVYECGELLGESERFPAAAARTVVDVDLDRLRQERLRQGSFDDNRRAEGVLGRDGQSFRTIGFTLHPPDGDLGLRRRVDRFPFVPDDPALLAQDCYEAYNIQVSGLEQRLRAIGSAKLVIGVSGGLDSTHALIVAAQAMDRLGRPRTDILAFTLPGFATTEHTRSNAAALARALGVTFETIDIRPLAAQMLRDLGHPAGDGAQVYDVTFENVQAGLRTDLLFRAANQRGGIVLGTGDLSELALGWCTYGVGDQMSHYGVNAGIPKTLIQHLIRWVMSTDQFDGAVNTTLVSILDTEITPELIPTKPGERPQATQDSVGPYPLQDFTLYYVLRRGYRPAKIAFLAEAAWRDASVGDWPAGYPVDERAAYDLATIRHWLEVFIRRFFGNQFKRSALPNGPKVVAGGSLSPRGDWRMPSDAVAAAWLADLASVRPD
- a CDS encoding AraC family transcriptional regulator, which codes for MDWDQPRPPVSLLLMTQIATLSGADPRDCLAGTGLTPQQLLDPRVEVTPRHDLAVARNLLTLIPNGHPGLATGSRFRLSEQGIYGFALLSSPTLRDAITVGIQFLDLAFAMGTVQARTAPDGTEHLVLDAPEVPPTLRRFYVERDAASIMTIQRGLLPDRSVIRHVEFAFPAPESLDRYVEVFGVRPDFDAAETVLVVDASELDRPLPGANPHTSAHAVAQCRQLLDSRRARTGVAGRVRDELVARIDDPPPLDDVAAILHLSGRTLRKHLTNEGTSYRLLLDEVREHLAEELLLTARLPVEQIAHRLGYREVTSFSQAFRRWKGVGPREFRSRYSTSP
- a CDS encoding enoyl-CoA hydratase/isomerase family protein, translated to MRKNSAALADTRFDRLEVTIDGTVAVVRMDGGPLGMLDRPLVADLAGLVDVADRDPAVRAVVLTGARPDRFAGHADVRWMREGSDNSPPVGRRGAVAALRFVGAAARSVRFRAAASRTVLAGVLELDRFHDTFVRMNSSSVIYLAAINGAALGGGAELAWACDIRLIADHADACLGQPEVLMGFHPGGGGTQRLTHLVGPQRALRMILDGAPIDAARALEIGAVDAVVDPADLVGEAIGWARRLAARPAAAVGAIKRAVYFAASRPLSEGLLAERSEFLQVLATPQTREIMHAYIRDYEAAGRLLLHDPEARDQALQHGHWPVAGG
- a CDS encoding acyl-CoA dehydrogenase family protein, with amino-acid sequence MSIEFTLTEAQAELRDTARVFAATHLAPLVEQVRTTPDPYQAALLTRPAHAAAVRAGLLKGMIPEIFGGTMNSGVDAAIVTEELAAVMPDFVAAMAGVMLALTPVYLGGDPEQTRRFLAPFLAGTGSPQAVMALSEPAGSANFAASPPAAGLQTTAVLDGDEWVITGEKQWSANLGGWDGAGPDLMVVACRTPGGVSLIGVERAHVTRENLVVLDTLDMPGLRGHLTQRVRLEQVRVPRHNLIGPEGLGAELTYAAFTASGAAVGLLAVGSMRAAFDIAFRFAKEQTRGGDVPIIGHRPVSDILGDAKGRIEAVRLLSWRALDAVVGGQPGALELALHAKIFGSETAVDVINQLIRVVGVTAYDRNFPLVHHLLDALAYPIFEGGNIGVRRRQLADVLAADGWHPLTASGLK
- a CDS encoding NADH:flavin oxidoreductase/NADH oxidase family protein: MAQSPHRPEHLARPLPLPSGSSLANRIAKSALSEGLGDRDQAPTPSLIRLYRRWADSGAGLLITGNIMVDRRALGEVGNVAIEDDRHQELLRAWAAAATASGAQAWVQLNHPGRQAPRALNRTAPVAPSAIAVSGAPGAFGTPRALTTPEIEEIIGRFATAARVAVAAGFTGVQIHAAHGYLISQFLSPLTNRRDDEWGGSPHRRRRFLLEIVRAVRAELGPAVPIGVKLNSADFQRGGMTEDESIEVVLALVAAGVDLLEVSGGNYESTAFMGAAGVAASTRAREAYFLDYAERVRAAVTRAGHDLPLMVTGGFRTATVMDAAIADGAVDLVGLGRPLIIEPDLPRRILAGASGARRIEVKPIRIKHLEGMGELLWYGVQIRRLGRGKDPDPDRHPLRNLPQYLSNAGMLPTRRGFAA
- a CDS encoding glycosyltransferase, with product MSPEQLLATEPAPSDLGTPDRVATLLQRVILPRPGEPLDVRTLYLEESPTNARRAHAPTRTELQLGAESETSFCTYFNAFPASYWRRWSVLGEVLLRLTLTGHGRVDVYRSKADGSRIHVRGAEFRDGELEFEVSLAPFEDGGWIWFDVTTDTDATLVEAGWYASSAPPDAGTIAVGMPTFNRPADLVTTLAALGADPLVADKISAVIIADQGSHKVVYQPGFAEAARGFGDRLAVYDQPNLGGSGGYSRVMYEALKTTDAEYLVYMDDDIEIEPDSILRALAFARFARSPLLVGGQMLNLQERSHLHVMGEVVDRGIWMWSAPPNVEYDHDFAKYPLRDRDNSKLLHRRIDVDFNGWWTCVIPRRVAEEIGQPLPLFLKWDDVEYGLRAREHGYPTVTLPGAAVWHMAWSDKDDAIDWQAYFHLRNRLVVAALYQPGDGQGLIRNSVKATLKHLLCLEYSTVAIQNEAIRDFMRGPEALFELLPTALGKVADLRREYPDAVILPSSTELPLASGAGVGAVGDPGGTLAKVRRLGKGIVHNLRRPAAAHHDRPQLNVPTLDARWYLLSQVDGVTVTTADGRGVVYRKRDPRIARELLTEALRLRRELARRFPELKTEYRAAHAELSSRQRWAAAFGAGAAE